The Papaver somniferum cultivar HN1 chromosome 3, ASM357369v1, whole genome shotgun sequence genome includes a region encoding these proteins:
- the LOC113357307 gene encoding protein NETWORKED 4B-like, with translation MDVVLKGHASYSPRNDKRALCLFVMVWIVYSRFHAVGSFFDTYPHYSSSYDWSSCWSTLGAIVMSSKTMKRLESEKTLSWWFGDPKTNNWETSLVLELQNQIARLRLELENNKCYKGVTSDALELISDVSDLASMVKKGMEEQGRVRSEKHRMSEEEVAKLKLELDGTKSSLKALEDQTTLLNEQNKTLEENIYKRDTEIKELKVAISDAKLKFRNEKAQLHKVILALEQRQGVLETNLKNSESEVRKLVKVHRRLEDEHREFRVLQRNHVAEMERHRLSEEEVAKLKLELDATKSSLKEEAAKLELELDATKSSLKAFEVQTALLKEQNKTLGVYISKRDMEIKELKVAISNAELKFRNEKSQLQKVILALEEGQEELKTKLKNSESEVCKLVEEYKRAEGEHNEFRVLQRDREAEMRGEMEKHLKAKMVEKGKELEELSKNLDELKSNFDTLRAERDELDAKVTSLTTEVVSRDEMICHMEEHLHRLHKEHVDIIWRCEGATKQAEEQNKRLRRIEREVEWQRDMIAEGAEEKKEAIRQLCFSLEHYRNRYYEFRNAFIELTKQAPVQDIAYYYRK, from the exons ATGGATGTGGTACTGAAGGGGCATGCTTCTTATTCACCGCGAAATGACAAGAGAGCTCTTTGCCTTTTTGTCATGGTCTGGATTGTTTATTCCAG GTTTCACGCAGTGGGATCATTCTTTGACACTTATCCACATTATTCGTCGTCGTATGACTGGTCATCATGCTGGTCTACTCTG GGGGCAATCGTCATGTCAAGCAAAACCATGAAGAGGTTAGAATCAGAAAAGACGCTTTCCTGGTGGTTTGGTGACCCCAAGACCAACAACTGGGAAACTAGTCTGGTGCTGGAGCTGCAAAACCAGATTGCAAGATTGAGGCTTGAACTTGAGAACAACAAATGTTATAAAGGAGTGACTAGTGATGCTTTGGAATTGATTTCTGATGTTTCTGACTTGGCGAGCATGGTGAAGAAGGGGATGGAAGAACAAGGGAGGGTCAGAAGCGAAAAGCACCGTATGTCAGAAGAAGAGGTTGCAAAATTGAAACTTGAACTGGATGGAACAAAATCCTCCTTAAAAGCACTTGAAGACCAGACAACACTTCTGAACGAGCAGAATAAAACGCTAGAGGAAAACATATATAAACGCGATACGGAGATAAAGGAACTGAAAGTAGCCATCTCTGATGCTAAGCTGAAATTTAGGAATGAGAAAGCTCAGCTACATAAGGTAATACTAGCTTTAGAACAGCGTCAAGGGGTACTAGAGACGAATCTGAAGAATTCGGAGTCGGAGGTACGTAAATTAGTGAAGGTGCACAGGAGACTTGAAGATGAACATAGAGAATTTCGAGTTTTGCAAAGAAACCATGTAGCAGAGATGGAGAGGCATCGTCTGTCAGAAGAAGAGGTTGCAAAATTGAAACTTGAACTGGATGCAACCAAATCTTCCTTAAAAGAAGAGGCTGCAAAATTGGAACTCGAACTGGATGCAACCAAATCTTCCTTAAAAGCATTTGAAGTCCAGACAGCACTTCTGAAAGAGCAGAACAAAACGCTAGGTGTATACATATCTAAACGCGATATGGAGATAAAGGAACTGAAAGTAGCCATCTCTAATGCTGAGTTAAAGTTTAGGAATGAGAAATCTCAGCTACAGAAGGTGATACTAGCTTTAGAAGAGGGTCAAGAGGAACTAAAGACGAAACTGAAGAATTCGGAGTCCGAGGTATGTAAATTAGTGGAGGAGTACAAGAGGGCTGAAGGTGAACATAATGAGTTTCGGGTTTTGCAAAGAGACCGTGAAGCGGAGATGCGTGGCGAGATGGAGAAACATTTGAAAGCAAAGATGGTTGAGAAAGGgaaagagttagaagaattgAGTAAGAACCTCGATGAACTTAAATCCAATTTCGATACATTGAGAGCGGAAAGAGACGAGCTGGACGCAAAGGTAACTTCGTTGACAACCGAGGTGGTGTCTAGAGATGAAATGATATGTCATATGGAAGAGCATTTGCACAGGTTACATAAAGAGCATGTGGATATTATATGGAGATGCGAGGGAGCCACAAAACAAGCCGAGGAGCAAAACAAAAGGTTGAGAAGAATTGAGAGGGAAGTGGAATGGCAGAGGGACATGATAGCAGAAGGtgcagaagagaagaaagaagcaATAAGGCAACTGTGCTTCTCCTTAGAGCATTACAGGAATCGTTATTACGAGTTCAGGAACGCGTTTATAGAGCTTACGAAACAGGCACCAGTACAAGACATTGCTTACTATTACAGGAAGTAG